Proteins from a genomic interval of Halopseudomonas litoralis:
- the mobH gene encoding MobH family relaxase, with amino-acid sequence MLSLFQRKRKPSAIEITSPPIAELPSGLIQPESATALLATARRQRLLEHIWQRTSLSRIQFAKLYLAPLERYAELVQQFPASEAHHHAYHGGMLDHGLEIVAFALKLKQSHLLPVGAAPEDQSAQAEAWTAAIAYAALLHDIGKIAVDLHVEYTDGGIWHPWHGPVRRPYRFRYRKDREYRLHGAATGLLYTRVLDCDTLDWLSNYPELWSSLLYVLAGQYEHAGVLGELIIKADQASVAQALGGDPTKAMAAPKHALQRKLLEGLRYLLRDELKLNQPQASDGWFTEDALWLVSKTVSDKLRAHLLSQGIEGIPANNTAVFDVLQDHGILQPTPGGKAIWKAKVTSEAGWSHAFTFLRLAPALVWEAEERPDPYAGTVVPQQEEAGTDSSDSQAISSTTAVLLPQEGAQSLPSTLSSTPPAPVIDDVDALLSLFEADATPISEAVSEQARTQPPDAIPSNQPARPVPIEDARPAELPSGEHFIAWLRQGIQARKLIINDARALVHTVADTAYLVSPGIFQRYAQEYLQVKTLAKQEGLSEWRWVQKRFERLQLHRKHPSGLNIWICVVSGPRKSRQLHGYLLNEASVLFELAPTNNPYLALKAESNVNNAPGSIDALSG; translated from the coding sequence ATGCTTTCGCTGTTCCAGCGCAAAAGGAAACCGTCGGCCATCGAGATCACCTCACCTCCGATAGCTGAACTGCCCAGTGGGCTGATTCAACCTGAGTCGGCTACTGCACTGCTCGCTACGGCACGCAGACAGCGTCTGCTGGAACATATCTGGCAACGCACCTCGCTCTCCCGCATACAGTTTGCCAAGCTGTATCTGGCGCCTCTGGAGCGCTACGCAGAACTGGTTCAGCAATTTCCCGCCTCCGAGGCGCATCATCATGCCTACCATGGGGGCATGCTGGATCATGGTCTGGAGATTGTTGCCTTTGCCCTCAAGCTGAAGCAATCACATCTGTTGCCTGTTGGTGCTGCTCCCGAGGATCAATCCGCACAGGCCGAAGCCTGGACAGCCGCCATAGCCTATGCCGCCTTGCTCCATGACATTGGCAAGATAGCGGTGGATCTTCATGTGGAATACACCGACGGCGGTATTTGGCACCCGTGGCATGGCCCAGTGCGGCGTCCGTACCGCTTTCGCTACCGTAAGGATCGTGAGTACCGGCTGCATGGCGCCGCTACCGGGCTGCTCTATACCCGTGTACTCGATTGTGACACTCTGGATTGGCTCAGCAACTATCCCGAACTATGGTCGTCGCTGCTGTATGTGCTGGCCGGCCAATACGAACACGCGGGCGTGCTCGGTGAGCTGATCATCAAAGCCGATCAGGCGTCGGTGGCCCAAGCGCTGGGGGGTGATCCGACCAAGGCCATGGCTGCCCCCAAGCATGCTCTTCAGCGCAAACTGCTCGAAGGCCTGCGTTACCTGCTGCGCGATGAGCTGAAACTCAATCAGCCCCAGGCTTCGGACGGGTGGTTTACCGAAGATGCACTTTGGCTGGTCAGTAAAACCGTCTCGGATAAGCTGCGTGCGCACCTGCTTTCGCAGGGAATCGAGGGCATCCCCGCCAACAATACCGCCGTCTTTGATGTGTTGCAGGATCACGGCATCCTGCAGCCCACACCAGGTGGCAAGGCGATCTGGAAAGCCAAGGTGACCAGTGAGGCCGGTTGGTCGCACGCCTTCACCTTTCTGCGTCTGGCGCCTGCATTGGTCTGGGAGGCGGAGGAGCGGCCTGATCCCTATGCCGGAACCGTGGTACCACAACAAGAGGAGGCGGGCACAGATAGCTCCGATTCCCAGGCTATTTCGAGCACCACTGCAGTGCTACTACCGCAGGAAGGTGCGCAATCCCTGCCATCCACTCTATCCAGCACACCACCTGCTCCCGTTATAGATGACGTAGATGCTCTGTTGAGTTTATTCGAGGCGGATGCCACGCCGATCAGTGAGGCGGTATCAGAGCAGGCGAGGACGCAGCCGCCTGATGCCATTCCGAGTAATCAACCAGCTCGGCCTGTTCCAATCGAAGATGCTCGACCAGCCGAGTTGCCGTCGGGGGAGCATTTTATAGCCTGGCTGCGTCAGGGCATCCAAGCACGCAAGCTGATCATCAATGATGCACGGGCGCTGGTGCATACCGTGGCCGATACTGCCTACCTCGTCAGCCCGGGGATATTCCAGCGTTATGCGCAGGAATATCTGCAGGTCAAAACGCTGGCAAAGCAGGAGGGCTTATCTGAGTGGCGGTGGGTACAGAAGCGATTCGAGCGGCTTCAACTGCACCGCAAGCACCCAAGCGGCCTGAATATATGGATATGTGTGGTCTCGGGACCGCGAAAATCCAGGCAGCTTCACGGCTATCTGTTGAACGAGGCGTCCGTGCTATTCGAGTTGGCTCCCACCAACAACCCTTATCTGGCTCTGAAAGCGGAATCGAACGTGAATAACGCACCTGGCTCTATCGATGCTTTAAGTGGTTAA
- a CDS encoding LysR family transcriptional regulator, with protein sequence MDLRHLRCFLVVAEELHFTRAAKRLHIEPSPLSRTIKELETELGVVLLKRDRHSTRLTHPGKVLMQEVKHVFMALEHAKQSVMAAASGYRSTLRIALSDGAALPQLAPVLARCREEVPDVDVRITEVPLSTQLRGLRDNTFDAGFSRSADVGDSIIARPVWSDPLVIAVPIRHPLLVHAEIPLSELLRHPLVLCHPEIYTGCSHQLNQILRRGDTEPMVIEHVTSMDMMLALVAAGYGVGFTTLSHVAMGQYPDIVARPLDIEDSALITYLLRPDTMQSSQLEGFVARVLNSVEDSVPLVSGVNRSL encoded by the coding sequence ATGGATCTGCGGCATCTGCGGTGTTTTTTGGTGGTAGCCGAGGAGCTGCATTTCACACGTGCGGCGAAAAGGCTGCACATTGAGCCATCACCGCTATCGCGCACCATAAAAGAGCTTGAAACAGAGCTGGGTGTCGTGCTGTTAAAACGTGACCGTCACAGCACTCGTTTAACGCATCCGGGTAAGGTGCTTATGCAGGAAGTTAAGCATGTATTCATGGCCCTGGAGCATGCAAAACAAAGCGTGATGGCCGCGGCGTCTGGCTATCGCAGTACATTGCGAATCGCATTGTCTGACGGTGCGGCTCTGCCTCAACTGGCGCCGGTTCTCGCACGCTGCCGGGAAGAGGTACCGGATGTAGACGTTCGGATAACTGAAGTACCGCTGTCAACTCAATTGCGTGGACTGCGTGATAACACTTTTGATGCGGGATTCTCTCGCTCAGCGGATGTGGGAGATTCGATTATTGCACGACCGGTCTGGAGCGATCCCTTGGTGATTGCCGTACCGATACGGCACCCCCTTTTGGTTCATGCTGAGATTCCCTTGTCGGAGCTGCTTCGCCATCCGCTGGTATTATGCCATCCGGAAATCTATACGGGATGTAGCCACCAGCTCAATCAAATTTTGCGTCGGGGTGACACTGAACCCATGGTCATAGAGCATGTGACTTCCATGGATATGATGCTGGCATTGGTCGCGGCTGGATACGGTGTGGGATTTACCACATTGTCGCATGTTGCGATGGGCCAGTATCCAGACATTGTGGCGCGACCGCTGGATATAGAGGACTCTGCACTCATTACGTATTTACTGAGGCCTGACACTATGCAATCCTCGCAATTGGAAGGGTTTGTCGCGCGGGTACTGAACAGTGTTGAGGATTCAGTGCCATTGGTATCCGGAGTAAACCGGTCTTTATAG
- a CDS encoding nitroreductase family protein has protein sequence MTGLTNAQIDLLRQRYGNQVKPEKVIMTPVVEAMLRHKSVRTFLPDALPEGAIETMVAAAQSASTSSALNQWSLVAVTDVALKKEIHDTVAREVKVDRLPWILEAPALLLWVADTSRSAAITRDQGGDPFVLNYLDSFLMASVDATLAAQNASLAAESIGLGIVYLGVMRNIAKELASIINLPEHAFVTFGMALGRPDPSRTSAIRPRPAQPVVLHYNRYNQEDYRDYVEGYEQASQDFRIQQKMSPKTWKGALHNSMTSMEYLGGRKELREMVVEKGFKLL, from the coding sequence ATGACTGGACTTACGAATGCACAAATCGACCTTCTTCGACAACGCTACGGCAACCAGGTGAAGCCTGAAAAAGTCATCATGACTCCAGTGGTCGAAGCGATGCTTCGCCACAAGTCTGTCCGGACATTCTTGCCGGATGCGCTGCCTGAAGGTGCGATCGAAACGATGGTCGCGGCCGCCCAATCGGCATCAACTTCCTCGGCCCTCAACCAGTGGAGCTTGGTAGCTGTCACGGATGTGGCCTTGAAGAAAGAGATCCACGACACCGTCGCCCGTGAAGTAAAAGTTGATCGCCTTCCATGGATATTGGAAGCTCCAGCACTCTTGCTCTGGGTAGCGGATACATCTCGTTCGGCGGCCATCACCCGCGACCAAGGTGGCGACCCATTCGTCCTGAACTACCTAGACTCGTTTCTGATGGCATCCGTGGACGCCACACTGGCAGCTCAAAACGCTTCTCTTGCAGCCGAGTCAATAGGCTTGGGTATCGTTTATCTGGGAGTTATGCGAAACATTGCCAAGGAGTTGGCCAGCATTATCAACCTGCCCGAGCACGCCTTCGTCACCTTCGGCATGGCTCTGGGGCGTCCTGACCCAAGCCGCACCAGTGCTATCCGTCCGCGTCCTGCGCAGCCGGTGGTACTGCATTACAATCGCTACAATCAAGAAGACTACCGCGACTACGTGGAAGGCTATGAGCAAGCGAGTCAGGACTTCCGCATCCAACAAAAAATGTCGCCCAAGACCTGGAAGGGTGCCCTGCACAACTCTATGACGAGCATGGAGTATCTGGGCGGTCGTAAAGAGTTGCGCGAGATGGTGGTAGAGAAAGGCTTCAAGCTGCTCTAG
- a CDS encoding LysR family transcriptional regulator, translating to MDHLTAIRTFQRIVETRSFTKAAAHLGMPRSSVSKAVQELEQHLGTKLLQRTTRTIALTTEGAKYYQNVTQLVARLDEAEAELRGVAAASRGRLRVDLHSSLAQFLLIPVLKEFREGHPHIQVALGVSDRPVNLIEEGADCVIRAGQLADSSLVAKTLFTDKLVTCASPEYLMQYGTPSSPADLEHHQIVGYFSASNGEVWPLRFSKRGGEHLISRFDVATNDSASHINMIVNGAGIGQTFAFVAARFFESGAIVPILEKHTCSTIPISVIYPSNKQLNARVRVFVDWVVERLAV from the coding sequence ATGGATCATCTGACAGCAATTCGCACCTTTCAACGGATCGTTGAGACCCGGTCGTTCACCAAAGCGGCTGCTCACTTAGGTATGCCGCGCTCATCCGTCAGCAAGGCAGTACAGGAGCTCGAACAGCATCTTGGTACGAAGCTTCTCCAGAGAACGACACGCACGATTGCGCTCACTACGGAGGGAGCCAAGTACTACCAGAACGTCACACAGTTAGTTGCGCGGCTGGATGAGGCCGAGGCTGAATTACGTGGCGTAGCTGCTGCCTCACGCGGCAGGCTTCGAGTTGACCTTCACTCCTCGCTGGCTCAGTTTCTTTTGATACCGGTACTCAAGGAGTTCAGAGAGGGACACCCCCACATCCAGGTAGCACTGGGAGTTAGCGATCGCCCTGTCAACCTGATTGAGGAGGGAGCCGACTGTGTAATACGTGCCGGGCAGTTGGCAGATTCTTCGTTGGTTGCAAAAACGCTTTTTACAGACAAGCTGGTGACATGTGCAAGCCCCGAATACTTGATGCAGTATGGTACGCCGTCATCTCCAGCTGATTTGGAGCATCACCAAATCGTAGGGTATTTCAGCGCCTCAAACGGAGAGGTCTGGCCATTGCGTTTCAGCAAGCGAGGTGGAGAGCACCTTATTTCCCGCTTCGATGTCGCCACGAATGATAGTGCCAGCCATATCAATATGATCGTGAATGGAGCGGGGATAGGACAGACATTTGCCTTTGTGGCGGCCCGGTTTTTTGAGTCCGGTGCAATCGTACCAATCCTTGAGAAGCACACCTGCTCAACGATACCCATTTCAGTGATCTATCCATCGAATAAGCAGTTGAATGCTCGGGTACGTGTGTTCGTAGACTGGGTTGTGGAGCGGCTAGCCGTATGA
- a CDS encoding GlxA family transcriptional regulator, giving the protein MKFSSTYEIPSIEDREVDATVKPDLRVGFILMNQFTLVPVAGLVDSLRFAADRSFRSQQIFCKWDWMTCHDQPVTASCGMPVSPTKPLSVIGEYDYVVLAGGLLSETRNPPVWLLDLLRELHQAGTQIIALCSGSFVLGQAGLLDGRRCAVHFTIREEFIQRFPLAEVLTDKSYVDDDGIFTCPGGTAIDLASNLISRHCGTVRAQKGLEYLLVEDEEIQRQTPADKPRVTELHVYKNDMVERAISYMRSHMDAPDSLAAVAQSIGTNERQLHRAFISCTNESPARYWRRLRLDYARQLLMNTNKHVTQIAYATGFSDASHFILWFRKQFGETPNSFRKRRHEIEKLINTGH; this is encoded by the coding sequence ATGAAATTTTCCAGCACTTATGAGATACCCAGCATTGAGGACAGGGAGGTGGATGCCACTGTCAAACCTGACCTGCGTGTTGGTTTTATACTGATGAACCAGTTCACTCTGGTTCCCGTGGCCGGACTGGTGGACTCGTTGCGTTTCGCCGCTGACCGCTCATTTCGCAGCCAGCAAATATTCTGCAAATGGGACTGGATGACCTGCCACGATCAACCCGTTACCGCTAGCTGTGGCATGCCGGTTTCACCCACCAAGCCGCTGAGCGTCATTGGTGAATATGATTACGTGGTACTGGCTGGCGGGTTGTTGAGTGAAACTCGCAACCCACCGGTGTGGTTGCTGGATTTGCTACGCGAGCTGCATCAGGCTGGCACCCAGATCATCGCCCTGTGCTCCGGCTCGTTTGTACTTGGTCAAGCGGGCCTGCTTGATGGACGCCGCTGTGCAGTCCATTTCACCATTCGAGAAGAGTTCATCCAGCGCTTCCCCCTGGCCGAGGTGTTAACCGACAAAAGCTATGTCGATGATGACGGCATTTTTACCTGCCCTGGCGGCACTGCAATCGACCTGGCTTCCAACCTGATCAGCCGGCATTGCGGTACCGTACGAGCACAAAAAGGCCTGGAATACCTGTTGGTGGAAGATGAAGAAATCCAGCGGCAGACACCGGCGGACAAGCCCCGAGTCACCGAGCTGCATGTGTACAAAAACGACATGGTCGAACGCGCTATCAGCTACATGCGCAGTCATATGGATGCCCCCGACTCCTTGGCCGCTGTAGCGCAGAGTATCGGCACCAACGAGCGCCAGCTGCACCGTGCCTTCATTTCCTGTACCAACGAATCACCCGCCCGGTACTGGCGCAGACTCCGTCTGGACTATGCCCGACAGTTGTTGATGAACACCAACAAGCACGTTACTCAGATCGCCTACGCGACCGGCTTCTCGGACGCTTCCCACTTCATTCTCTGGTTCCGCAAGCAGTTTGGCGAAACGCCCAACTCGTTCCGTAAACGGCGCCATGAGATAGAAAAACTGATCAATACTGGGCACTGA
- a CDS encoding ornithine cyclodeaminase family protein, protein MRFISAEEISAVVSWDGVLNALYAAHQDARPLGDNVFVGDTDYGLFTRSVVLPGLGAGVKVSSIYPANSMAVPAQPTEQAVFLVIDEQTKAIAAILDGPTITRWKTAADSALAAQRLSRDDSRVLLALGSGPIAQALVEAYLHIRPSIDTILLWNRTTSRLTETHELLQRRGIKARIVTDLDAAVTEADIITSATSSTSPLIRGALIQPGTHIDLVGGFRPDMREADDDAARNSRIFVGDHASAVQSGDLHGPLKTGIISAEQIELDLYGLCQQPSIQRADEDITLYKNAGGAHLDLIVAQHVLSQLKSVAA, encoded by the coding sequence GTGCGATTCATTTCAGCGGAGGAAATCTCTGCAGTAGTAAGCTGGGATGGTGTGTTGAACGCGCTGTATGCTGCCCATCAGGATGCCCGTCCGCTCGGTGACAACGTCTTTGTCGGCGACACCGACTATGGTCTGTTCACCCGCAGTGTGGTGCTGCCCGGTCTGGGGGCTGGGGTCAAGGTGTCATCCATCTACCCGGCCAACAGCATGGCAGTCCCTGCGCAACCTACCGAACAGGCAGTGTTTCTGGTTATTGATGAACAAACCAAAGCTATCGCCGCGATTCTCGATGGACCGACTATCACTCGCTGGAAAACTGCCGCCGACTCCGCTCTGGCAGCGCAACGTCTGAGTCGTGATGACAGCCGTGTGCTGTTGGCACTGGGCTCCGGCCCCATCGCCCAAGCGCTGGTCGAGGCCTATCTGCACATCCGCCCTTCGATTGACACCATTTTGCTCTGGAACCGTACAACATCACGCCTGACCGAAACCCATGAGCTGCTCCAGCGCCGGGGCATCAAGGCGCGGATCGTCACCGATCTCGACGCTGCTGTTACCGAGGCGGACATCATCACCTCCGCCACCAGCAGCACCAGCCCGTTGATTCGGGGAGCACTGATCCAACCCGGCACCCATATCGACCTGGTGGGTGGATTCCGTCCGGACATGCGTGAAGCGGACGATGATGCGGCAAGGAACAGTCGCATTTTTGTCGGCGATCACGCCAGCGCAGTTCAATCCGGAGACCTGCATGGCCCACTGAAAACCGGCATCATTAGCGCAGAACAGATCGAACTCGATCTGTATGGCCTTTGCCAGCAACCCTCCATCCAGCGTGCAGACGAGGATATAACCCTCTATAAGAACGCTGGCGGTGCCCACCTTGATCTGATCGTAGCTCAGCATGTGCTGAGCCAACTGAAAAGCGTGGCGGCATAA
- a CDS encoding NAD(P)/FAD-dependent oxidoreductase, with protein sequence MKIRETPADDKVCGWFDLSKRRVPCEAAKGNTRARWAVVGAGLTGLAVARQLGSNFPDDQIVLLEAQEIGFGASGRNSGFAIDLPHDIGAADYIGDPAKAKMSLALNRYAQQQISALVSQYGIDCQLAAAGKYQAAVENKGLKVLDAYMGGLDRLGQSYQVIDGKDLPEHIGTSFYRKALFTPGTMLLQPASLVKGLADSLPQNVTLFENCAVTEVEYSSPIVLSHSTGSVVVDKLVLANNAFASQFGFLKGRLLPVFTYASMTRPLTSEEQIRLGGKQQWGIIPGDPFGTTLRRTPDQRLLVRNMMRYHPDGKTNRQVLTAATEMQRRSFERRFSMLPNIEFEYTWGGAMCMTRNHAGHFGPLRKDVYGALGCNGLGITRGTGTGMLLADWLAGKDSELIDFLLSSAGPSANPPEPLLSIGVNSSLYWGQYRAGQES encoded by the coding sequence ATGAAAATAAGAGAAACACCTGCTGATGATAAGGTCTGTGGCTGGTTTGACCTAAGCAAAAGGAGGGTCCCCTGCGAAGCTGCCAAGGGGAACACCCGCGCCCGTTGGGCAGTAGTGGGTGCTGGACTGACCGGCCTAGCCGTTGCCCGTCAGCTGGGTAGCAACTTTCCGGACGATCAGATTGTGCTGCTGGAAGCGCAGGAAATCGGTTTCGGTGCTTCGGGCAGAAACTCGGGCTTCGCTATTGACCTGCCCCATGATATTGGCGCGGCGGACTATATCGGTGATCCTGCCAAGGCAAAGATGAGTCTGGCGTTGAATCGGTACGCACAGCAGCAGATCAGCGCCCTGGTCTCACAGTACGGTATCGACTGCCAGCTGGCTGCCGCGGGGAAATATCAGGCCGCGGTAGAGAACAAGGGCCTGAAAGTACTCGACGCTTATATGGGCGGACTGGACAGGCTGGGACAGAGCTACCAGGTGATCGACGGCAAGGATCTGCCGGAGCATATTGGCACCTCGTTCTATCGCAAGGCGTTGTTCACTCCCGGCACCATGCTGTTGCAGCCGGCAAGCCTGGTCAAAGGCCTGGCCGACAGTTTGCCGCAGAACGTAACGCTGTTCGAGAACTGCGCAGTGACCGAGGTCGAGTATTCAAGCCCGATTGTGTTGAGCCATTCTACCGGCAGCGTGGTCGTGGATAAGCTGGTACTGGCCAACAATGCGTTTGCTTCGCAATTCGGGTTTCTGAAAGGGCGACTGCTGCCGGTGTTTACCTATGCCAGCATGACGCGTCCGCTTACCAGCGAAGAGCAGATTCGGCTGGGCGGCAAGCAGCAGTGGGGCATTATCCCCGGCGACCCTTTTGGTACTACCCTGCGCCGCACGCCGGATCAACGCCTGCTGGTGCGCAACATGATGCGTTATCACCCTGACGGCAAGACCAACCGTCAGGTGCTGACGGCCGCCACCGAGATGCAGCGCAGGTCTTTTGAGCGGCGCTTCTCGATGTTGCCGAATATCGAGTTCGAATACACCTGGGGTGGCGCCATGTGCATGACACGCAACCATGCCGGGCATTTCGGGCCATTGCGTAAGGATGTCTACGGCGCCCTGGGCTGTAACGGCCTGGGTATCACCAGGGGGACCGGAACCGGCATGCTGCTGGCGGACTGGCTGGCTGGTAAAGACAGCGAACTGATCGACTTCCTGCTGTCCTCCGCTGGCCCCAGTGCCAACCCACCGGAGCCGCTGCTATCCATCGGAGTGAACTCCAGTCTGTACTGGGGACAATATCGTGCCGGACAGGAAAGCTGA
- a CDS encoding cupin domain-containing protein, giving the protein MSVKLTVIRQAEQSPMGELTPAKLPVGEVIAQSRLGQDVTLDESGASVGVWDCSPGVFRRHIMNREFSHIISGWCVFTPDGGEPVELRAGDAVFFPANCEGVWDIREQFRKTYVIF; this is encoded by the coding sequence ATGTCCGTGAAACTGACGGTAATCAGGCAGGCTGAACAATCCCCCATGGGTGAATTGACGCCGGCCAAGCTGCCGGTGGGTGAGGTGATTGCCCAATCCCGGCTGGGACAGGACGTTACCCTGGATGAGTCCGGGGCGTCAGTGGGCGTCTGGGATTGCAGCCCGGGTGTGTTCCGCCGGCATATCATGAATCGCGAGTTCAGCCACATCATCTCCGGCTGGTGCGTGTTCACTCCGGACGGTGGCGAGCCGGTGGAGCTACGAGCCGGCGATGCGGTGTTCTTTCCGGCCAACTGTGAAGGTGTCTGGGATATTCGTGAGCAGTTCCGCAAGACCTATGTGATCTTCTGA
- a CDS encoding RidA family protein, with protein MGIRTSTITRIDTTARASKLVIAGDRVETSGLVANDCTADVAGQTRDVLAQLDELLARADVGREGLLRVQIWLADMQDFEAMNSVYDAWVGEQHQPARACVGAQLASADYLIEIQAWAQR; from the coding sequence ATGGGCATCCGGACAAGCACCATTACGCGAATTGACACCACAGCCCGGGCCAGCAAGCTGGTTATCGCAGGTGACCGTGTCGAAACCTCCGGCTTGGTGGCAAACGACTGTACAGCGGATGTAGCTGGGCAGACACGGGACGTACTGGCGCAACTTGATGAGCTTCTGGCCAGAGCTGATGTCGGGCGAGAAGGCCTGCTGCGGGTGCAGATCTGGCTCGCGGACATGCAGGACTTCGAGGCGATGAACAGCGTGTACGACGCCTGGGTTGGTGAACAGCACCAACCGGCCCGCGCCTGCGTAGGTGCCCAGCTGGCCAGCGCCGACTACCTGATCGAAATCCAGGCTTGGGCCCAAAGGTAG